Proteins co-encoded in one Flavobacterium sp. M31R6 genomic window:
- a CDS encoding 5-carboxymethyl-2-hydroxymuconate Delta-isomerase, whose protein sequence is MPHFVIDCSENILNLKSPQEIMQAVYDTAESTGLFSPGDIKVRINPFQYYNVGNTTDDFIHIFANIMEGRTITQKSNLSNKIVSQLKLMFPEVPILSINIRDFEKATYCNKSMV, encoded by the coding sequence ATGCCACATTTTGTAATTGATTGTTCCGAAAACATACTGAATCTAAAATCCCCCCAAGAAATTATGCAAGCTGTTTATGACACTGCAGAATCCACTGGCCTTTTTAGCCCCGGTGACATCAAAGTTCGCATCAATCCTTTTCAATATTACAATGTTGGAAATACTACCGATGATTTTATTCATATTTTTGCAAACATCATGGAAGGCCGGACAATAACTCAAAAAAGCAATCTCTCGAACAAAATAGTTAGTCAGTTGAAACTAATGTTTCCCGAGGTTCCAATTTTATCTATCAATATTAGGGATTTTGAAAAAGCAACCTATTGTAATAAATCTATGGTTTAA
- a CDS encoding ABC transporter ATP-binding protein, translated as MSNILTTENLSIGYTSKKETVTIAENLNLNLQAGKLIALIGANGIGKSTLLRTITGIQKPLQGTVFLNDKKITSYEPLALAQNLSMVLTEKLPPSNLTVFELVALGRQPYTNWIGTLSDADIQIVQDAIELTQIGHLAQKKHYEISDGQLQKVLIARALAQDTPLIILDEPTTHLDLLHKVSLLKLLKKLTHETGKCILFSTHDIDMAIQLSDEMIIMTPETVVQDEPCNLITKGSFNTLFKDEHIVFDSEKGKFVIT; from the coding sequence ATGAGTAATATCCTAACCACAGAAAATTTAAGCATTGGATACACTTCCAAAAAAGAAACTGTGACCATTGCCGAAAACCTCAACTTGAACTTACAGGCAGGAAAACTGATTGCTTTGATTGGGGCAAACGGTATCGGAAAATCTACTTTGCTGCGAACTATTACAGGAATTCAAAAGCCTTTACAGGGAACTGTTTTTTTAAACGATAAGAAAATAACCAGCTATGAACCTTTAGCACTCGCCCAAAATTTAAGCATGGTTTTAACCGAAAAATTACCTCCCAGTAATTTAACTGTTTTTGAATTGGTTGCCTTGGGGCGTCAACCGTACACTAATTGGATTGGAACTTTATCGGATGCGGATATTCAAATTGTACAAGACGCAATTGAGCTAACTCAAATTGGCCATTTGGCACAAAAAAAACATTACGAAATAAGTGATGGCCAACTACAAAAGGTTTTGATTGCAAGAGCTTTGGCACAAGATACTCCTTTGATTATTCTAGACGAACCCACAACTCATTTGGATTTATTACACAAAGTCTCGTTGCTAAAACTCCTTAAAAAACTAACGCATGAAACTGGAAAGTGTATTCTATTTTCGACTCACGATATTGATATGGCCATACAATTAAGTGACGAAATGATTATCATGACTCCCGAAACTGTGGTGCAGGACGAACCCTGCAACTTGATTACCAAAGGAAGTTTTAATACTTTATTCAAAGACGAACATATCGTTTTTGACAGCGAAAAAGGGAAGTTTGTTATTACTTAG